The nucleotide sequence CGGGACTCCTCCCCCGCGCCGACGCCGAGACGACCGTACGCCGGATCGTGCCCATCCTGATCTTCCTGGGCACGGTGGTGGTGCTGGCCGAGCTGACCGCGGTGGCCGGGGTTTTCGACGCGCTCGCCGCCCGGGTGGCCATCACGGCCCGGGGCAGCTACCGGGCGCTCTTCTGGCTCTGCGTGGGGTTCGCGTCGGTCACCACCATCGTGCTCAACCTGGACACCACGGCCGTCCTGCTCACCCCGGTGATGATCGCCCTGGCCCGCAAGCTGGGCGTGCCGCCGACCCCGCTGGCCATGACCACGGTCTGGCTGGCCAACACGGCGAGCCTGCTGCTGCCGGTGTCCAACCTGACCAACATCCTGGCCAGCGACCGGATCAACCTGGAGCCAGTGCCCTGGGCGGCCCGGATGTGGTGGCCGCAACTGGTGGCCATCGTCATCACCATGCTGCTGCTGTGGTGGTGGTACTGGCGGCCGGCCCGCGCCGGCGCCGACCCGTTCGTCCCGCCGCCGCCGCACGTGCCGCCGGACCGGGTGCTCTACCGCACCGCGCTCGCCGCCTGCCTGCTCTTCGTCGCGGGGATCCTGGCCGGGGTCGAGATCGGACTCGCCTCCGGGGTGGCCGCCGCGATCCTGGTCGCCGGGTTCGCGGTGCGGGCCCGGGGCAGCCTGGGGCTCGCGCTGGTGCCGTGGCGGCTGCTGGTCTTCGTGACCGGGCTGTTCCTCGTGGTGCAGACCATCGGCCGGCACGGCCTGGACACGGTGCTGGGCACGCTCATCGGCGGCGACCCGGGCGCCGAGGGCGCACTGCGGGCCGGCGGGGCCGGCGCGCTCTTCGCCAACGTGGTCAACAACCTGCCCGCCTACCTGGCGGGTGAGGCGGTCATCGCCACCGACCAGCACACCCAGTTGCTGGCCCTGCTCATCGGCACCAACGTCGGCCCGCTGGCCACGCCGTGGGCCTCGCTGGCGACGCTCATCTGGTACGAGCGCTGCCGGGCCGCCGGGGTGGCCGTGCCGCTGGGCCGGTTCGTGGCCACCAGCGCCGCGCTCGCCGTGCTGGCCACCGTGGCCACCGTGGCCGCGCTGCTGATCGGCCCGGATTCCTGACCGAGGTGCCGCCGGTCCAGTCCGGCTGCCGGCGCGGGTTCCGGTTCGAGGACTACGACGACACGCACCTCCGCCGGCTGCGCATCGCCCCCTGACCACCGGTGGCCCGGCGAGGCGTGCCCGCCGAGCAACGGGCCGACCGGCGGGCCGGGCCGGGCCGGCCCGGCTCAGGCGCCCGCCGCGCCGAGCAGCCGGTCACCGAGGTCGGTCCGGGCGTAGAGCACCTGTCGGCCCGCCCGGCGCGAGGTGAGCAGCCCGGCGGCCCGCAGGGCCTGGAGGTGCACGCTGAGCGTCGGCGCGGAGAGGGCCATCTGGGTGGCGGCCTGGCTCGTCGACATCGGCAGGTCCAGCTGGGCGAGCAGGGCGGCCCGGGTCTGGCCGAGGACGCCGACGAGCGCCGATCCGGCCCGCTCGGGGTGCTCCGCCCAGAGCCGGCCGAGGCCGCGCGGGGAGTAGGAGACGCTGGGTGGCTCGGGGTGCGCGGTGCGCACCAGCACGTCCGGCCAGGCGAAGGCGCACGGGACGAGGAGCAGCCCGCGCCCACCGCAGTCGGCGTGGCCGTCGTAGTACTTGACGATGCGCAGCGTCTGGTCGGAGAAGGTGACCGACGGGTGCAGGTTGTTCAGCATGCGGTCGGCTCCCCCGTCGGCCAGCACGTCGAGCCGGTAGGCGATGTCGTCGTGGAGCAGCGCGTCGATCCGCGGCCAGTCGGGCGCGACGGCGACCCGGTGGTACGCGCCGAGCGCCTCCGTGACCGGGCCGATGCCCGCGTCCGGCCGGTCCACCAGCGACTGGAGCAGCGCCCGCCGCGCCTCCCGGCCGGGCCCCCGCTGGGCGACCCGGTGGGTCGCCAGGTGCGCCAGCTCC is from Micromonospora terminaliae and encodes:
- a CDS encoding SLC13 family permease, which codes for METVGEPPSAAPDRSRWGRLHVLDWIALGLAVVGVLCVLTGLLPRADAETTVRRIVPILIFLGTVVVLAELTAVAGVFDALAARVAITARGSYRALFWLCVGFASVTTIVLNLDTTAVLLTPVMIALARKLGVPPTPLAMTTVWLANTASLLLPVSNLTNILASDRINLEPVPWAARMWWPQLVAIVITMLLLWWWYWRPARAGADPFVPPPPHVPPDRVLYRTALAACLLFVAGILAGVEIGLASGVAAAILVAGFAVRARGSLGLALVPWRLLVFVTGLFLVVQTIGRHGLDTVLGTLIGGDPGAEGALRAGGAGALFANVVNNLPAYLAGEAVIATDQHTQLLALLIGTNVGPLATPWASLATLIWYERCRAAGVAVPLGRFVATSAALAVLATVATVAALLIGPDS
- a CDS encoding ArsR/SmtB family transcription factor, translating into MIHLHVTAADLTRVRFAAAPLTETVASLRTLSAGRRGAHLHRPWIDRFVERAGRLRERDLDLLRALVRPEGYLPDFLLPPPGRRSATFADALVQVGDADPETVAGELAHLATHRVAQRGPGREARRALLQSLVDRPDAGIGPVTEALGAYHRVAVAPDWPRIDALLHDDIAYRLDVLADGGADRMLNNLHPSVTFSDQTLRIVKYYDGHADCGGRGLLLVPCAFAWPDVLVRTAHPEPPSVSYSPRGLGRLWAEHPERAGSALVGVLGQTRAALLAQLDLPMSTSQAATQMALSAPTLSVHLQALRAAGLLTSRRAGRQVLYARTDLGDRLLGAAGA